The following proteins are co-located in the Symphalangus syndactylus isolate Jambi chromosome 21, NHGRI_mSymSyn1-v2.1_pri, whole genome shotgun sequence genome:
- the LRRN1 gene encoding leucine-rich repeat neuronal protein 1, with protein MARMSFVVAACQLVLGLLMTSLTESSIQNSECPQLCVCEIRPWFTPQSTYREATTVDCNDLRLTRIPSNLSSDTQVLLLQSNNIAKTVDELQQLFNLTELDFSQNNFTNIKEVGLANLTQLTTLHLEENQITEMTDYCLQDLSNLQELYINHNQISTISANAFAGLKNLLRLHLNSNRLKVIDSRWFDSTPNLEILMIGENPVIGILDMNFKPLVNLRSLVLAGMYLTDIPGNALVGLDSLESLSFYDNKLVKVPQLALQKVPNLKFLDLNKNPIHKIQEGDFKNMLRLKELGINNMGELVSVDRYALDNLPELTKLEATNNPKLSYIHRLAFRSVPALESLMLNNNALNAIYQKTVESLPNLREISIHSNPLRCDCVIHWINSNKTNIRFMEPLSMFCAMPPEYKGHQVKEVLIQDSSEQCLPMISHDTFPNRLNMDIGTTVFLDCRAMAEPEPEIYWVTPIGNKITVETLSDKYKLSSEGTLEISNIQIEDSGRYTCVAQNVQGADTRVATIKVNGTLLDGTQVLKIYVKQTESHSILVSWKVNSNVMTSNLKWSSATMKIDNPHITYTARVPVDVHEYNLTHLQPSTDYEVCLTVSNIHQQTQKSCVNVTTKNAAFALDISDQETSTALAAVMGSMFAVISLASIAVYFAKRFKRKNYHHSLKKYMQKTSSIPLNELYPPLINLWEGDSEKDKDGSADTKPTQVDTSRSYYMW; from the coding sequence ATGGCTAGGATGAGCTTTGTTGTAGCAGCTTGCCAACTGGTGCTGGGCCTACTAATGACTTCATTAACTGAGTCTTCCATACAGAATAGTGAGTGTCCACAACTTTGCGTATGTGAAATTCGTCCCTGGTTTACCCCACAGTCAACTTACAGAGAAGCCACCACTGTTGATTGCAATGACCTCCGCTTAACAAGGATTCCCAGTAACCTCTCCAGTGACACACAAGTGCTTCTCTTACAGAGCAATAACATCGCAAAGACTGTGGATGAGCTTCAGCAGCTTTTCAACTTGACTGAACTAGATTTCTCCCAAAACAACTTTACTAACATTAAGGAGGTCGGGCTGGCAAACCTAACCCAGCTCACAACGCTGCATTTGGAGGAAAATCAGATTACAGAGATGACTGATTACTGTCTACAAGACCTCAGCAACCTTCAAGAACTCTACATCAACCACAACCAAATTAGCACTATTTCTGCTAATGCTTTTGCAGGCTTAAAAAATCTATTAAGGCTCCATCTGAACTCCAACAGATTGAAAGTTATTGATAGTCGCTGGTTTGATTCTACACCCAACCTGGAAATTCTCATGATTGGAGAAAACCCTGTGATTGGAATTCTGGATATGAACTTCAAACCCCTCGTAAATTTGAGAAGCTTAGTTTTGGCAGGAATGTATCTCACTGATATTCCTGGAAATGCTTTGGTGGGTCTGGATAGCCTTGAGAGCCTGTCTTTTTATGATAACAAACTGGTCAAAGTCCCTCAACTTGCCCTGCAAAAAGTTCCAAATTTGAAATTCCTAGACCTCAACAAAAACCCCATTCACAAAATCCAAGAAGGGGACTTCAAAAATATGCTTCGGTTAAAAGAACTGGGAATCAACAACATGGGCGAGCTCGTTTCTGTCGACCGCTATGCCCTGGATAACTTGCCTGAACTCACAAAGCTGGAAGCCACCAATAACCCTAAACTCTCTTACATCCACCGCTTGGCTTTCCGAAGTGTCCCTGCTCTGGAAAGCTTGATGTTGAACAACAATGCCTTGAATGCCATTTACCAAAAGACAGTCGAATCCCTCCCCAATCTGCGTGAGATCAGTATCCATAGCAATCCCCTGAGGTGTGACTGTGTGATCCACTGGATTAACTCCAACAAAACCAACATCCGCTTCATGGAGCCCCTATCCATGTTCTGTGCCATGCCGCCCGAATATAAAGGGCACCAGGTGAAGGAAGTTTTAATCCAGGATTCAAGTGAACAGTGCCTCCCAATGATATCTCACGACACCTTCCCAAATCGTTTAAACATGGATATCGGCACGACGGTTTTCCTAGACTGTCGAGCCATGGCTGAGCCAGAACCTGAAATTTACTGGGTCACTCCCATTGGAAATAAGATAACTGTGGAAACCCTTTCAGATAAATACAAGCTAAGTAGCGAAGGTACTTTGGAAATATCTAACATACAAATTGAAGACTCAGGAAGATACACATGTGTTGCCCAGAATGTCCAAGGGGCTGACACTCGAGTGGCAACAATTAAGGTTAATGGGACCCTTCTGGATGGTACCCAGGTGCTAAAAATATATGTCAAGCAGACAGAATCCCATTCCATCTTAGTGTCCTGGAAAGTTAATTCCAATGTCATGACGTCAAACTTAAAATGGTCGTCTGCCACCATGAAGATTGATAACCCTCACATAACATATACTGCCAGGGTCCCAGTCGATGTCCATGAATACAACCTAACACATCTGCAGCCTTCCACAGATTATGAAGTATGTCTCACAGTGTCCAATATTCATCAGCAGACTCAAAAGTCATGCGTAAATGTCACAACCAAAAATGCCGCCTTCGCACTAGACATCTCTGATCAAGAAACCAGTACAGCCCTTGCTGCAGTAATGGGGTCTATGTTTGCCGTCATTAGCCTTGCGTCCATTGCTGTGTACTTTGCCAAAAGATTTAAGAGAAAAAACTACCACCACTCATTAAAAAAGTATATGCAAAAAACCTCTTCAATCCCACTAAATGAGTTATACCCACCACTCATTAACCTCTGGGAAGGTGACAGCGAGAAAGACAAAGATGGTTCTGCAGACACCAAGCCAACCCAGGTTGACACATCCAGAAGCTATTACATGTGGTAA